A portion of the Faecalibacterium sp. I3-3-89 genome contains these proteins:
- a CDS encoding toprim domain-containing protein, translating into MSEKQELLHTDRVLIVEGKYDAARLSHLTDAMILLTDGFGIYKDKKRQQLFKTLARRNGLILLTDSDAAGFRIRTYITNLVGEKNVVQAYVPAIHGKEKRKAQPGKEGLLGVEGVDDALVLQALRDALGEEADTAPVKPEGRQITYTDLYEWGLSGTAGSAERKMKLLSALGLPPRLSKKELVEALNRLYSYEQLDEMQAELLKG; encoded by the coding sequence ATGAGCGAAAAACAGGAACTGCTGCACACCGACCGTGTGCTCATCGTGGAGGGCAAGTACGACGCTGCCCGCCTGTCTCATCTGACAGACGCCATGATCCTGCTGACGGACGGCTTCGGCATCTATAAGGACAAGAAGCGTCAGCAGCTTTTCAAGACATTGGCCCGCAGGAACGGCCTCATCCTGCTGACGGACTCCGACGCGGCGGGCTTCCGCATCCGCACCTACATCACGAATCTGGTGGGGGAAAAGAATGTCGTGCAGGCCTACGTCCCGGCCATCCACGGCAAGGAAAAGCGGAAGGCTCAGCCCGGCAAAGAGGGGCTTCTGGGGGTCGAGGGCGTGGACGACGCCCTTGTCCTGCAGGCGCTGCGGGATGCTCTGGGCGAAGAGGCCGATACGGCCCCGGTGAAGCCGGAGGGGCGGCAGATCACCTACACTGACCTCTACGAGTGGGGGCTTTCGGGCACGGCAGGCTCGGCGGAGCGGAAGATGAAGCTGCTCTCAGCCCTCGGGCTGCCACCCCGGCTCTCGAAAAAAGAACTGGTGGAGGCCCTTAACCGCCTCTACAGCTACGAGCAGCTGGACGAAATGCAGGCGGAGCTGCTCAAAGGGTGA
- a CDS encoding sodium-dependent transporter, whose product MEREKLKSRLGFILLSAGCAIGIGNVWKFPYMAGQGGGGAFVLFYLLFLVILGLPIMSMEFAVGRASHKSPVRAYQALEKPGQKWHIHGYFTLIGCYLLMMFYTTVSGWMLHYFYMTAAGKLSGLDAGQVADAFTEMLASPLIMGFWMVVVVVFGIFVCARGLQNGLEKVTKGMMIALLVIMVVLAVNSLFMPGAKEGLRFYLVPDFGRMKEVGVVNTLVGAMNQAFFTLSLGVGAMAIFGSYIGKEHALLGESVRVVVLDTFVALTSGLIIFPACFTYGVDQTSGPSLIFITLPNIFANMSMGRLWGSLFFLFMAFAALSTVLAVFENIICCGMELTGWSRQKSSLVNLFLIIALSLPCVLGYNVWAWDGFAIFGGAVLDLEDFLVSNLFLPLGSLVYLLFCVTRYGWGWDNYKKEVNTGDGLKVQDWMRGYLTYGLPLIVLFIFVFGLYDKFIA is encoded by the coding sequence ATGGAACGCGAAAAACTCAAATCGAGACTCGGGTTCATCCTCCTTTCCGCCGGCTGCGCGATCGGCATCGGAAATGTGTGGAAGTTCCCCTATATGGCAGGTCAGGGCGGCGGCGGCGCGTTCGTGCTGTTCTACCTGCTCTTCCTCGTGATTCTGGGCCTGCCCATCATGAGCATGGAGTTCGCTGTGGGCCGCGCCAGCCACAAAAGCCCGGTGCGCGCCTATCAGGCCCTCGAGAAGCCCGGCCAGAAGTGGCATATCCACGGCTACTTCACCCTCATCGGCTGCTATCTGCTGATGATGTTCTACACCACGGTGTCGGGCTGGATGCTCCACTACTTCTACATGACCGCCGCCGGAAAGCTCTCCGGTCTGGATGCCGGTCAGGTGGCAGACGCCTTCACCGAGATGCTGGCAAGCCCGCTCATCATGGGCTTCTGGATGGTGGTGGTCGTGGTGTTCGGCATCTTTGTCTGCGCTCGCGGCCTGCAGAACGGCCTCGAGAAGGTGACGAAGGGGATGATGATCGCCCTTCTGGTCATCATGGTGGTGCTGGCCGTCAACAGCCTGTTCATGCCCGGCGCAAAGGAGGGCCTGCGCTTCTATCTTGTGCCCGATTTTGGCCGCATGAAGGAGGTGGGCGTCGTCAACACGCTGGTAGGAGCCATGAATCAGGCCTTCTTCACCCTGAGCCTCGGCGTCGGCGCAATGGCCATCTTCGGCAGCTACATCGGCAAGGAACACGCCCTGCTGGGGGAGAGCGTCCGTGTCGTGGTGCTGGACACCTTCGTGGCTCTGACCTCCGGCCTCATCATCTTCCCGGCCTGCTTCACCTACGGCGTGGACCAGACCAGCGGCCCCAGCCTCATCTTCATCACCCTGCCCAACATCTTCGCCAATATGTCGATGGGCCGTCTGTGGGGCAGCCTGTTCTTCCTGTTCATGGCTTTTGCGGCCCTTTCCACCGTTCTGGCCGTCTTTGAGAACATCATCTGCTGCGGCATGGAGCTGACCGGCTGGAGCCGTCAGAAGTCCAGCCTCGTCAACCTCTTCCTCATCATTGCCCTCTCACTGCCCTGCGTGTTGGGCTACAATGTCTGGGCATGGGACGGTTTCGCCATCTTCGGCGGCGCAGTGCTGGATCTGGAGGACTTCCTCGTCAGCAACCTCTTCCTGCCTCTCGGCTCCCTCGTCTACCTGCTGTTCTGCGTCACCCGCTACGGCTGGGGCTGGGACAACTACAAGAAGGAAGTCAACACCGGCGACGGCCTCAAGGTGCAGGACTGGATGCGCGGCTATCTGACCTATGGCCTGCCCCTCATCGTCCTGTTCATCTTCGTGTTCGGGCTGTACGACAAGTTCATCGCCTGA
- a CDS encoding histidine triad nucleotide-binding protein, translated as MEDCLFCKIAAGEIPSKKLYEDEQVVAFYDIAPQAKVHFLVIPKKHIPSAAALTEADGALLGHVFAVIAKLAKEQGLDNGYRVISNVGEDAGQTVKHLHFHVLGGEKLPV; from the coding sequence ATGGAAGATTGTCTGTTTTGCAAAATTGCAGCGGGGGAGATCCCCTCGAAGAAGCTCTATGAGGACGAGCAGGTGGTGGCATTCTACGACATCGCCCCGCAGGCCAAGGTGCATTTCCTCGTCATCCCGAAAAAGCACATCCCCTCGGCCGCTGCACTGACTGAGGCTGACGGCGCTCTGCTGGGCCATGTGTTCGCGGTCATCGCAAAGCTCGCCAAGGAGCAGGGCCTCGACAACGGCTACCGCGTCATCTCCAATGTGGGCGAGGACGCCGGCCAGACCGTCAAGCATCTGCACTTCCATGTTCTGGGCGGCGAGAAGCTGCCTGTCTGA
- a CDS encoding biotin transporter BioY produces the protein MSQTTQAVSASKSKFSVRDICYAGLFAAVIAVMAQISIPMPLGVPMTMQTFAITLAAVVLGSKLSAIATLVYLALGAVGVPVLANFSGGFDKFVGPTGGFLISFPLMAYIIGLGVEHRNAFKGAFVTAVVVGTLVNYVVGVALFVVVAHSTIAVGISACVLPFIPTAIIKAVLACAIGLNLRKRIPGLKA, from the coding sequence ATGAGTCAAACCACACAGGCCGTTTCGGCCAGCAAATCCAAGTTTTCCGTCCGCGACATCTGCTACGCGGGCCTGTTCGCCGCCGTCATCGCAGTGATGGCCCAGATCTCCATCCCGATGCCTCTGGGCGTCCCCATGACCATGCAGACCTTCGCCATCACGCTGGCTGCTGTGGTGCTGGGCTCCAAGCTTTCTGCCATCGCTACGCTGGTCTATCTGGCGCTGGGTGCCGTGGGCGTGCCGGTGCTGGCCAACTTTTCCGGCGGCTTTGATAAGTTCGTCGGCCCCACCGGCGGCTTCCTCATCTCCTTCCCCCTGATGGCCTACATCATCGGCCTCGGCGTCGAGCACCGCAACGCCTTCAAGGGCGCGTTCGTCACCGCTGTCGTGGTGGGCACTCTGGTCAACTATGTGGTGGGCGTCGCCCTCTTCGTGGTGGTGGCCCACAGCACCATCGCCGTCGGTATCTCTGCCTGCGTGCTGCCCTTCATCCCCACCGCCATCATCAAGGCTGTGCTGGCCTGCGCCATCGGTCTCAATCTGCGGAAGCGTATCCCGGGTCTGAAGGCATGA
- the guaA gene encoding glutamine-hydrolyzing GMP synthase, with translation MQHETVIVLDFGGQYNQLIARRVRENNVYCEIYSYKTDLSVIKAKNPKGIIFTGGPNSVYLEDSPTIDPEIFRWGVPVLGICYGSQLMMHLLGGHVCRAPEREYGKTEVFVDNSSKMFTDVQPSTICWMSHNDYIEQAAPGFKITAHTVNCPVAAAENEEKGLYAVQFHPEVLHTAEGKKMLRNFVYNVCGCTGDWKMDSFVENNVKALQERIGDGKVLCALSGGVDSSVLAAMLAKAIGKQLTCVFVDHGLLRKNEKEEVCSVFGPGNANGFDINFICVDARERYFAKLAGVTEPERKRKIIGEEFIRVFEEQAKQIGKVDFLAQGTIYPDVVESGLGGESTVIKSHHNVGGLPDTVDFKELVEPLRNLFKDEVRQAGRELGLPEYLVSRQPFPGPGLGIRIIGEVTPEKVAIVQDADAIWREEIAKAGLDKEISQYYAALTNMHSVGVMGDERTYDYAVALRAVTTTDFMTAESYNMPWDVLGTVTSRIVNEVKHVNRVFYDCTGKPPATIELE, from the coding sequence ATGCAGCATGAAACCGTGATCGTGCTGGACTTTGGCGGCCAGTACAATCAGCTCATCGCGCGCCGCGTCCGCGAGAACAATGTCTACTGTGAGATCTATTCCTATAAGACAGATCTTTCCGTCATCAAGGCAAAGAACCCCAAAGGCATCATCTTCACCGGAGGCCCCAACAGCGTCTATCTGGAGGATTCGCCCACCATCGACCCCGAGATCTTCCGCTGGGGCGTGCCTGTGCTGGGCATCTGCTACGGCAGCCAGCTCATGATGCACCTGCTGGGCGGTCATGTCTGCCGCGCACCGGAGCGCGAGTACGGCAAGACCGAGGTCTTCGTGGACAACAGCAGCAAGATGTTCACCGATGTGCAGCCTTCCACCATCTGTTGGATGAGCCACAACGATTACATCGAGCAGGCAGCGCCCGGCTTCAAGATCACGGCCCACACCGTCAACTGCCCGGTGGCAGCGGCCGAGAATGAGGAGAAGGGTCTGTACGCCGTCCAGTTCCACCCCGAGGTGCTCCACACCGCAGAGGGCAAGAAGATGCTGCGCAACTTCGTGTACAATGTCTGCGGCTGCACCGGCGACTGGAAGATGGACTCTTTCGTGGAGAACAATGTCAAGGCCCTGCAGGAGCGCATCGGCGACGGCAAGGTGCTCTGCGCCCTGTCCGGCGGCGTCGATTCCTCGGTGCTGGCCGCCATGCTGGCCAAGGCCATCGGCAAGCAGCTGACCTGCGTTTTTGTGGATCACGGCCTGCTGCGCAAGAATGAGAAGGAAGAGGTCTGCTCGGTCTTCGGCCCCGGCAACGCCAACGGCTTTGACATCAACTTCATCTGTGTGGACGCCCGTGAGCGCTACTTTGCAAAGCTGGCCGGTGTCACCGAGCCGGAGCGCAAGCGCAAGATCATCGGCGAGGAGTTCATCCGCGTCTTTGAAGAGCAGGCCAAGCAGATCGGCAAGGTCGATTTCCTCGCACAGGGCACCATCTACCCCGACGTGGTCGAGAGTGGTCTGGGCGGTGAGTCCACCGTCATCAAGAGCCACCACAATGTCGGCGGTCTGCCCGACACTGTGGACTTCAAGGAGCTGGTGGAGCCTCTGCGCAACCTGTTCAAGGACGAAGTCCGTCAGGCTGGCCGTGAGCTGGGTCTGCCCGAGTATCTGGTCAGCCGCCAGCCCTTCCCCGGCCCGGGTCTGGGCATCCGCATCATCGGCGAAGTGACTCCCGAAAAGGTCGCCATCGTACAGGATGCCGACGCCATCTGGCGCGAGGAGATCGCCAAGGCGGGTCTCGATAAGGAGATCAGCCAGTACTACGCCGCACTGACCAATATGCACAGCGTCGGCGTCATGGGCGACGAGCGCACCTACGACTACGCCGTGGCCCTGCGCGCCGTCACCACCACCGACTTCATGACCGCCGAGAGCTACAATATGCCTTGGGATGTGCTGGGCACAGTCACCAGCCGTATCGTCAATGAGGTCAAGCACGTGAACCGCGTGTTCTATGACTGCACCGGTAAGCCGCCGGCTACGATCGAGCTCGAGTAA
- the holA gene encoding DNA polymerase III subunit delta, producing the protein MATETKLRQLAQGGCPVYYFYSSERYLVRQAVARASKLLAEGEDEETTVLDGATPEIEQLIMAAGTISFFGTRRVVLLPEVDPAAYSDKDLDELCATLASLENAVVVLGSVFELERNKLKLGKRAQKLVAQCTKVGFAEELAKPKPYELKVMMMDRAKAQDTTLSEGTAAALLERCGEDPFLLENEVDKLCALSGYQTVTTAMVAEMGTVSLEADVFEMIRMITAKNATGACKKLQTLLRLQQEPIPITAAMIGSYVDLYRVKLGAAKRKNYNTVFKDFGYKGSDYRLKRSAETASHYTLPQLEACMQILLELDKSLKSQPVSAQTLLETALCRLAMAGGRR; encoded by the coding sequence TTGGCAACGGAAACGAAACTCCGGCAGCTGGCCCAAGGGGGCTGTCCGGTCTACTATTTTTATTCCAGTGAGCGGTATCTGGTCCGGCAGGCCGTGGCCCGGGCGTCGAAGCTGCTGGCCGAGGGCGAGGACGAGGAAACGACGGTGCTGGACGGCGCGACGCCGGAAATCGAGCAGCTCATCATGGCGGCGGGCACCATCTCTTTCTTCGGGACGCGGCGGGTGGTGCTTCTGCCCGAGGTGGACCCTGCCGCCTACAGCGACAAAGACCTCGACGAGCTGTGCGCTACGCTGGCCAGCCTCGAAAACGCTGTGGTGGTGCTGGGCAGCGTGTTTGAGTTGGAACGCAATAAGCTCAAGCTGGGCAAGCGGGCACAGAAGCTCGTCGCCCAGTGCACCAAGGTCGGCTTTGCCGAGGAGCTGGCCAAGCCCAAGCCCTACGAGCTGAAGGTCATGATGATGGACCGGGCCAAAGCGCAGGACACTACCCTTTCCGAGGGCACGGCGGCGGCCCTGCTGGAACGCTGCGGCGAAGACCCCTTCCTGTTGGAAAACGAGGTGGATAAGCTCTGCGCCCTCTCGGGTTATCAGACTGTGACCACGGCGATGGTGGCCGAGATGGGCACCGTGAGCCTTGAGGCCGATGTCTTCGAGATGATACGGATGATCACGGCGAAAAACGCTACCGGCGCGTGCAAAAAGCTCCAGACCCTGCTGCGCTTACAGCAGGAGCCGATCCCCATCACTGCTGCCATGATCGGCAGCTACGTCGATCTGTACCGGGTCAAGCTGGGCGCGGCCAAGCGGAAGAACTATAACACCGTGTTCAAGGACTTTGGTTACAAGGGCAGCGACTACCGGCTCAAGCGCTCGGCGGAGACAGCCAGCCACTACACCCTGCCCCAGCTCGAGGCCTGTATGCAGATCCTTTTGGAGCTGGACAAGAGTCTGAAAAGCCAGCCGGTGAGCGCCCAGACCCTTCTGGAAACGGCGCTCTGCCGCTTGGCCATGGCGGGAGGAAGACGATGA
- a CDS encoding ComEC/Rec2 family competence protein, whose amino-acid sequence MLPSAAIFVVFCLLVGWKGGAARGYAVCLLLGALVGVGIRETTDARLAKIQGSYAGQEAVLTAEVESIGRAYGAGRVSAVLRVETVDGEAVRFRVECVSLPRCEAGGRIRGRFALDLPDATQRLSDYADGIALSAEYQSGMLRLGPGRSFRARTARLQAALSRALRGGMAENTGGVLAAMAAGDKSHLSSALRSAYRGAGLSHVLVVSGLHVTIFCGLLDALPCRERERSRAYRRARSLLRAGTALLLVGITGVTPSVLRAAVAVWISSLGVWLGGPADTLTSLGAAGVLMCLGNGYAVCDVGFELSFAAVLGTLAGGVCAKRGRKAYYNKKKKQGKKPSRPVLLLRRLAGGVWDALCVSFCASAATFPVLVLRGMSATVWAVVSGVAVLWMVGPMLGLSLGAALLGLAAQNFGSLPLFEILRSPIAFCAEGLAFGMNEWAFRVSGLPGASLWFDGGYAALVCLVLFLLCAAAMRWNVRLRAALPTVVLLMALAFGLETALSWNVVNIELVGTQAAPAVIITRREQAVVLFRGSSITQRAVETQLEKRGVKRVELLVDLRMQPETPCDLKAETRIEAAALAADTTRRAACGGMDLELYRTRQGCIVRLTIGGQRFVTVSGTVRPAKPIRAEWLLASMARPDNIRYTDCLTLSRKYRWMRESDAVPVSRLRLRLAG is encoded by the coding sequence TTGCTGCCGTCTGCGGCAATTTTTGTTGTCTTCTGCCTGCTGGTCGGGTGGAAAGGCGGGGCTGCACGAGGTTATGCGGTCTGTCTGCTGCTGGGCGCTCTGGTTGGCGTCGGCATCCGGGAGACCACCGATGCCCGGCTGGCGAAAATACAGGGGTCATACGCCGGACAGGAAGCAGTCCTGACCGCCGAGGTGGAGAGCATCGGCCGCGCCTATGGGGCGGGCCGGGTGAGCGCTGTGCTGCGGGTGGAGACGGTAGACGGAGAGGCTGTCCGGTTCCGTGTGGAGTGTGTCAGTCTGCCCCGATGCGAGGCAGGCGGCCGCATCCGGGGCCGCTTCGCGCTGGACCTGCCGGACGCCACCCAGCGCCTCAGCGACTACGCCGACGGCATCGCCCTGAGCGCGGAGTATCAGTCGGGGATGCTGCGGCTTGGGCCGGGCCGAAGCTTCCGTGCCCGGACGGCCCGCCTCCAAGCGGCCTTGAGTCGCGCCCTGCGCGGCGGCATGGCAGAAAACACCGGCGGTGTTCTGGCTGCGATGGCCGCAGGAGACAAGAGCCATCTTTCCTCCGCCCTCCGCAGCGCCTACCGGGGCGCAGGACTTTCCCATGTGCTGGTGGTGAGCGGCCTGCACGTCACCATCTTCTGTGGTCTGCTGGACGCTCTGCCCTGCCGGGAGCGGGAGCGCAGCCGGGCCTATCGGCGGGCGAGGTCTCTGCTCCGGGCCGGGACGGCTCTCCTGCTGGTGGGCATCACCGGTGTGACGCCCTCGGTCCTCCGGGCAGCGGTGGCGGTCTGGATCAGCTCCCTCGGGGTCTGGCTGGGAGGCCCGGCGGACACCCTCACCTCGCTGGGTGCGGCGGGCGTCCTCATGTGTCTGGGCAACGGGTACGCTGTCTGTGACGTGGGCTTTGAGCTGTCCTTTGCGGCAGTGCTGGGCACGCTGGCCGGGGGAGTGTGCGCAAAGCGAGGCCGGAAAGCCTACTATAATAAGAAGAAAAAGCAGGGGAAGAAGCCCTCCCGCCCGGTGCTGCTCCTCCGCCGTCTGGCGGGCGGCGTGTGGGATGCGCTCTGCGTCTCCTTCTGCGCCTCGGCGGCGACCTTCCCGGTGCTGGTGCTGCGGGGGATGAGCGCGACGGTCTGGGCCGTGGTGTCGGGCGTGGCGGTCCTCTGGATGGTGGGGCCGATGCTGGGACTCAGCCTCGGCGCGGCGCTGCTGGGTCTGGCGGCCCAGAATTTCGGATCCCTGCCCTTGTTTGAAATTCTTCGCAGCCCCATAGCCTTCTGTGCCGAGGGGCTGGCGTTTGGGATGAACGAGTGGGCCTTCCGGGTGTCCGGTCTGCCGGGGGCGTCGCTCTGGTTCGATGGCGGGTATGCCGCACTGGTGTGCCTCGTGCTGTTCTTGCTCTGCGCAGCGGCGATGCGGTGGAATGTCCGCCTCCGGGCGGCACTTCCTACGGTCGTTTTACTGATGGCGCTGGCCTTCGGCCTTGAAACGGCCCTGAGCTGGAACGTGGTGAACATTGAGCTTGTGGGCACGCAGGCCGCGCCCGCCGTCATCATCACCCGGCGGGAACAGGCGGTCGTTCTCTTCCGGGGCAGCAGCATCACCCAGCGGGCCGTGGAGACCCAGCTGGAAAAGCGGGGCGTGAAGCGGGTGGAGCTGCTGGTGGACCTGCGGATGCAGCCGGAGACGCCCTGCGATCTGAAAGCCGAAACGCGCATCGAAGCCGCTGCGCTGGCTGCGGACACCACCCGCCGTGCCGCCTGCGGAGGGATGGACTTGGAGCTTTACCGCACCCGGCAGGGCTGCATCGTCCGGCTGACCATCGGCGGGCAGCGTTTTGTCACGGTAAGCGGCACCGTCCGGCCCGCGAAGCCCATCCGGGCCGAGTGGCTGCTGGCGTCGATGGCGCGGCCGGACAACATCCGGTACACCGACTGCCTGACCCTGAGCCGAAAGTACCGCTGGATGCGGGAGAGCGACGCTGTGCCCGTCTCCCGCCTGCGTTTGCGCCTCGCAGGGTGA
- a CDS encoding DUF1284 domain-containing protein, with protein sequence MSIVLRPHHLLCTQGYSGKGYDNDFVAHMTDVVHQLRDVPGTTIRLTFSTDTLCSCCPNKLGEDLCDTQEKVKRYDAKTVEYFGLEEKEYVYQDLICAIDAKATPEILADICRDCCWFPVSACCKNICEGRYVK encoded by the coding sequence ATGAGCATCGTACTTCGTCCCCACCATCTGCTCTGCACGCAGGGCTACTCCGGCAAGGGCTACGACAACGATTTTGTCGCCCACATGACCGATGTGGTGCACCAGCTCCGGGATGTTCCCGGCACCACCATCCGCCTCACCTTCTCCACCGACACGCTCTGTTCCTGCTGCCCCAACAAGCTGGGCGAGGATCTCTGCGACACGCAGGAAAAGGTCAAGCGCTACGACGCAAAGACAGTGGAATACTTCGGCCTCGAGGAAAAGGAATACGTCTATCAGGACCTGATCTGTGCCATCGACGCCAAGGCCACGCCCGAGATCCTCGCCGACATCTGCCGCGACTGCTGCTGGTTTCCCGTCAGCGCCTGCTGCAAGAACATCTGCGAAGGCCGGTATGTGAAGTAA
- a CDS encoding phosphoribosyltransferase family protein, with product MAKTYTLNVAGLTRELTICKVDDHLDIAAFIMLGDAELTVAAAAELLKKCPEFDILLTAEAKGIPLAHEMSRQSGKPYVCARKGVKLYMPDPVVVEDQSITTAGKQKLVIDRKELDKMNGKRVLVVDDVISTGGSLKALDELAEQTQCTIVGQAAVLAEGDAAQRKDIIFLEPLPLFFH from the coding sequence ATGGCTAAGACTTATACCCTGAACGTCGCGGGCCTGACCCGTGAGCTGACCATCTGCAAGGTGGACGACCACTTGGACATCGCAGCCTTCATCATGCTGGGCGACGCCGAGCTGACTGTGGCTGCTGCCGCCGAGCTGCTCAAGAAGTGCCCGGAGTTCGACATCCTGCTGACCGCTGAGGCCAAGGGCATCCCGCTGGCCCACGAGATGAGCCGCCAGAGCGGCAAGCCCTACGTCTGCGCACGCAAGGGCGTCAAGCTGTATATGCCCGACCCCGTCGTCGTCGAGGATCAGTCCATCACCACGGCAGGGAAGCAGAAGCTGGTCATCGACCGCAAGGAGCTGGACAAGATGAACGGCAAGCGGGTGCTGGTCGTGGATGACGTCATCTCCACCGGCGGCTCCCTGAAGGCTTTGGATGAGCTGGCCGAGCAGACCCAGTGCACCATCGTGGGTCAGGCGGCCGTTCTGGCCGAGGGCGATGCAGCACAGCGCAAGGACATCATCTTCCTTGAGCCGCTGCCGCTGTTTTTCCACTAA